The proteins below are encoded in one region of Bombus terrestris chromosome 7, iyBomTerr1.2, whole genome shotgun sequence:
- the LOC100649332 gene encoding uncharacterized protein LOC100649332 isoform X2 has product MILPKDLVLFSYLIVLTRASFKGPSGAVPWASYASKSAYARALGLPVTGMDTITVPYMSKSPSFPKFVDPKMMISKKTDMLSNLFNGLGPAYPMSFKPFMPYTVSPSLYNTVDKTPLLSKSNMDDEAGQYKRGIFGPFGSKPFGPMASKFGPMPPFSSLNTIPEYSMKDEIFRRKRSIDESTVTELRSIMGTDKPETKDLGPLPPYPTLAPISEEPEEDMNVLLKKMGGPTAPKQYLPAMFGPFGPVVDPSMFIAKKTTFLDNLFKNIVTSTPAPSPIEVPTTKSTIVPPDFWLPSSVIPNPTEYNDKVSEFLDKLFDTLKLNKTALTSDDDSANFKNDLVRSIVSDGSHAQIKIARSIEDLSSINAAKDSIVSNILSELGDLKSNMVTTMNDLISYEKSATSLSSKKPFKPFSSGPWAKPTIDGMFSFQQKMGVLSQVFDMLTDLQKNITLAVQNITKARMTSTAAPGGAFSANYPMTDDILSSPSGLPINMTLLDAIKHKLNTLDYGVPLAYNPSYSKFGLQMARSLPKDPGSIWVSYPEDAGIKREIVNGAESFLNEGSSQKQQARSVKMQMHQGYQSLPAGSIESVQAGGGSTREHQGGGIKLYDPSDYEDYYKWANWMEYLRNDNRGYRHHNHH; this is encoded by the exons ATGATTCTCCCAAAAGATCTGGtacttttttcttatttgatAGTATTAACTAGAGCATCTTTTAAAGGCCCTTCAGGAGCAGTACCATGGGCAAGCTATGCTTCAAAATctg CTTATGCAAGAGCTCTTGGACTACCAGTAACAGGAATGGATACCATAACAGTACCTTATATGTCAAAATCTCCCTCCTTCCCAAAATTTGTTGATCCTAAAATGATGATTTCGAAGAAGACAGATATGCTGAGCAACTTGTTTAATGGTTTGGGACCTGCTTATCCTATGAGCTTCAAACCATTTATGCCATATACAGTAAGTCCATCTTTGTACAATACTGTTGACAAAACCCCATTATTAAGTAAAAGTAACATGGATGATGAAGCTGGCCAGTACAAACGTGGAATTTTCGGACCTTTTGGTTCAAAACCTTTTGGTCCTATGGCTTCTAAGTTCGGGCCTATGCCTCCATTTTCAAGCTTAAATACCATACCTGAATATAGTATGAAGGATGAGATTTTCCGTAGAAAAAGAAGCATAGATGAGTCTACTGTAACAGAGCTTCGTTCAATTATGGGCACTGATAAGCCAGAAACAAAAGATTTGGGACCTTTACCTCCATATCCCACTCTTGCTCCAATTTCTGAAGAACCAGAAGAAGATATGAATGTACTGCTTAAAAAGATGGGAGGTCCAACAGCACCAAAACAATATTTACCAGCAATGTTTGGACCTTTTGGACCTGTGGTGGATCCATCTATGTTTATAGCAAAGAAAACTACCTTTTTggataatttgtttaaaaatattgtcaCTTCTACTCCAGCACCAAGTCCGATTGAAGTTCCAACAACGAAAAGTACCATTGTACCACCTGACTTTTGGTTACCATCATCTGTAATCCCTAATCCAACAGAGTACAATGATAAAGTATCAGAGTTCCTGGATAAATTGTTTGACACTTTAAAACTGAATAAAACTGCACTGACTAGTGATGACGATAGtgcaaattttaaaaacgatttGGTGAGATCTATTGTATCTGATGGAAGTCATGCACAAATAAAAATAGCAAGATCCATTGAAGACCTCTCATCGATCAACGCCGCTAAAGATTCGATTGTTAGCAACATATTATCTGAATTGGGTGATTTAAAAAGCAACATGGTTACAACAATGAACGATTTGATTTCTTATGAAAAGTCTGCAACATCACTATCATCAAAGAAACCATTTAAACCCTTTAGCTCTGGTCCATGGGCAAAACCAACTATCGATGGAATGTTTTCTTTTCAGCAAAAGATGGGTGTTTTGAGTCAAGTATTTGATATGTTAACTGATTTACAGAAGAATATTACTTTGGCAGTCCAAAATATAACAAAAGCAAGAATGACATCCACAGCTGCTCCCGGAGGAGCATTTAGTGCCAATTATCCAATGACTGATGACATTCTTTCTTCCCCTAGTGGTTTGCCCATTAATATGACTCTATTGGATGctattaaacataaattaaatacattagATTATGGAGTGCCTCTTGCATACAATCCGAGTTATAGTAAATTCGGGCTACAGATGGCTCGATCACTGCCAAAAGATCCTGGCTCAATATGGGTTTCTTATCCTGAAGATGCAGGTATAAAGCGCGAAATTGTCAATGGTGCTGAATCTTTTCTAAATGAGGGAAGCAGTCAAAAACAACAAGCACGTTCAGTTAAGATGCAAATGCATCAGGGATATCAGAGTTTGCCAGCTGGTTCTATAGAGTCTGTACAGGCAGGTGGAGGATCTACACGTGAACACCAAGGTGGAGGAATAAAGCTATAT GATCCCAGCGATTACGAGGACTATTATAAGTGGGCCAACTGGATGGAATACCTGAGAAATGACAATAGAGGATACAGACATCACAATCATCATTAG
- the LOC100649332 gene encoding uncharacterized protein LOC100649332 isoform X3: MILPKDLVLFSYLIVLTRASFKGPSGAVPWASYASKSAYARALGLPVTGMDTITVPYMSKSPSFPKFVDPKMMISKKTDMLSNLFNGLGPAYPMSFKPFMPYTVSPSLYNTVDKTPLLSKSNMDDEAGQYKRGIFGPFGSKPFGPMASKFGPMPPFSSLNTIPEYSMKDEIFRRKRSIDESTVTELRSIMGTDKPETKDLGPLPPYPTLAPISEEPEEDMNVLLKKMGGPTAPKQYLPAMFGPFGPVVDPSMFIAKKTTFLDNLFKNIVTSTPAPSPIEVPTTKSTIVPPDFWLPSSVIPNPTEYNDKVSEFLDKLFDTLKLNKTALTSDDDSANFKNDLVRSIVSDGSHAQIKIARSIEDLSSINAAKDSIVSNILSELGDLKSNMVTTMNDLISYEKSATSLSSKKPFKPFSSGPWAKPTIDGMFSFQQKMGVLSQVFDMLTDLQKNITLAVQNITKARMTSTAAPGGAFSANYPMTDDILSSPSGLPINMTLLDAIKHKLNTLDYGVPLAYNPSYSKFGLQMARSLPKDPGSIWVSYPEDAGIKREIVNGAESFLNEGSSQKQQARSVKMQMHQGYQSLPAGSIESVQAGGGSTREHQGGGIKLYIQMPVLPNMQVPVFQNNNYQN, encoded by the exons ATGATTCTCCCAAAAGATCTGGtacttttttcttatttgatAGTATTAACTAGAGCATCTTTTAAAGGCCCTTCAGGAGCAGTACCATGGGCAAGCTATGCTTCAAAATctg CTTATGCAAGAGCTCTTGGACTACCAGTAACAGGAATGGATACCATAACAGTACCTTATATGTCAAAATCTCCCTCCTTCCCAAAATTTGTTGATCCTAAAATGATGATTTCGAAGAAGACAGATATGCTGAGCAACTTGTTTAATGGTTTGGGACCTGCTTATCCTATGAGCTTCAAACCATTTATGCCATATACAGTAAGTCCATCTTTGTACAATACTGTTGACAAAACCCCATTATTAAGTAAAAGTAACATGGATGATGAAGCTGGCCAGTACAAACGTGGAATTTTCGGACCTTTTGGTTCAAAACCTTTTGGTCCTATGGCTTCTAAGTTCGGGCCTATGCCTCCATTTTCAAGCTTAAATACCATACCTGAATATAGTATGAAGGATGAGATTTTCCGTAGAAAAAGAAGCATAGATGAGTCTACTGTAACAGAGCTTCGTTCAATTATGGGCACTGATAAGCCAGAAACAAAAGATTTGGGACCTTTACCTCCATATCCCACTCTTGCTCCAATTTCTGAAGAACCAGAAGAAGATATGAATGTACTGCTTAAAAAGATGGGAGGTCCAACAGCACCAAAACAATATTTACCAGCAATGTTTGGACCTTTTGGACCTGTGGTGGATCCATCTATGTTTATAGCAAAGAAAACTACCTTTTTggataatttgtttaaaaatattgtcaCTTCTACTCCAGCACCAAGTCCGATTGAAGTTCCAACAACGAAAAGTACCATTGTACCACCTGACTTTTGGTTACCATCATCTGTAATCCCTAATCCAACAGAGTACAATGATAAAGTATCAGAGTTCCTGGATAAATTGTTTGACACTTTAAAACTGAATAAAACTGCACTGACTAGTGATGACGATAGtgcaaattttaaaaacgatttGGTGAGATCTATTGTATCTGATGGAAGTCATGCACAAATAAAAATAGCAAGATCCATTGAAGACCTCTCATCGATCAACGCCGCTAAAGATTCGATTGTTAGCAACATATTATCTGAATTGGGTGATTTAAAAAGCAACATGGTTACAACAATGAACGATTTGATTTCTTATGAAAAGTCTGCAACATCACTATCATCAAAGAAACCATTTAAACCCTTTAGCTCTGGTCCATGGGCAAAACCAACTATCGATGGAATGTTTTCTTTTCAGCAAAAGATGGGTGTTTTGAGTCAAGTATTTGATATGTTAACTGATTTACAGAAGAATATTACTTTGGCAGTCCAAAATATAACAAAAGCAAGAATGACATCCACAGCTGCTCCCGGAGGAGCATTTAGTGCCAATTATCCAATGACTGATGACATTCTTTCTTCCCCTAGTGGTTTGCCCATTAATATGACTCTATTGGATGctattaaacataaattaaatacattagATTATGGAGTGCCTCTTGCATACAATCCGAGTTATAGTAAATTCGGGCTACAGATGGCTCGATCACTGCCAAAAGATCCTGGCTCAATATGGGTTTCTTATCCTGAAGATGCAGGTATAAAGCGCGAAATTGTCAATGGTGCTGAATCTTTTCTAAATGAGGGAAGCAGTCAAAAACAACAAGCACGTTCAGTTAAGATGCAAATGCATCAGGGATATCAGAGTTTGCCAGCTGGTTCTATAGAGTCTGTACAGGCAGGTGGAGGATCTACACGTGAACACCAAGGTGGAGGAATAAAGCTATAT ATACAAATGCCTGTATTGCCTAATATGCAGGTGCCTGtctttcaaaataataattaccaaAATTAG
- the LOC100649332 gene encoding uncharacterized protein LOC100649332 isoform X1, which yields MILPKDLVLFSYLIVLTRASFKGPSGAVPWASYASKSAYARALGLPVTGMDTITVPYMSKSPSFPKFVDPKMMISKKTDMLSNLFNGLGPAYPMSFKPFMPYTVSPSLYNTVDKTPLLSKSNMDDEAGQYKRGIFGPFGSKPFGPMASKFGPMPPFSSLNTIPEYSMKDEIFRRKRSIDESTVTELRSIMGTDKPETKDLGPLPPYPTLAPISEEPEEDMNVLLKKMGGPTAPKQYLPAMFGPFGPVVDPSMFIAKKTTFLDNLFKNIVTSTPAPSPIEVPTTKSTIVPPDFWLPSSVIPNPTEYNDKVSEFLDKLFDTLKLNKTALTSDDDSANFKNDLVRSIVSDGSHAQIKIARSIEDLSSINAAKDSIVSNILSELGDLKSNMVTTMNDLISYEKSATSLSSKKPFKPFSSGPWAKPTIDGMFSFQQKMGVLSQVFDMLTDLQKNITLAVQNITKARMTSTAAPGGAFSANYPMTDDILSSPSGLPINMTLLDAIKHKLNTLDYGVPLAYNPSYSKFGLQMARSLPKDPGSIWVSYPEDAGIKREIVNGAESFLNEGSSQKQQARSVKMQMHQGYQSLPAGSIESVQAGGGSTREHQGGGIKLYIQMPVLPNMQDPSDYEDYYKWANWMEYLRNDNRGYRHHNHH from the exons ATGATTCTCCCAAAAGATCTGGtacttttttcttatttgatAGTATTAACTAGAGCATCTTTTAAAGGCCCTTCAGGAGCAGTACCATGGGCAAGCTATGCTTCAAAATctg CTTATGCAAGAGCTCTTGGACTACCAGTAACAGGAATGGATACCATAACAGTACCTTATATGTCAAAATCTCCCTCCTTCCCAAAATTTGTTGATCCTAAAATGATGATTTCGAAGAAGACAGATATGCTGAGCAACTTGTTTAATGGTTTGGGACCTGCTTATCCTATGAGCTTCAAACCATTTATGCCATATACAGTAAGTCCATCTTTGTACAATACTGTTGACAAAACCCCATTATTAAGTAAAAGTAACATGGATGATGAAGCTGGCCAGTACAAACGTGGAATTTTCGGACCTTTTGGTTCAAAACCTTTTGGTCCTATGGCTTCTAAGTTCGGGCCTATGCCTCCATTTTCAAGCTTAAATACCATACCTGAATATAGTATGAAGGATGAGATTTTCCGTAGAAAAAGAAGCATAGATGAGTCTACTGTAACAGAGCTTCGTTCAATTATGGGCACTGATAAGCCAGAAACAAAAGATTTGGGACCTTTACCTCCATATCCCACTCTTGCTCCAATTTCTGAAGAACCAGAAGAAGATATGAATGTACTGCTTAAAAAGATGGGAGGTCCAACAGCACCAAAACAATATTTACCAGCAATGTTTGGACCTTTTGGACCTGTGGTGGATCCATCTATGTTTATAGCAAAGAAAACTACCTTTTTggataatttgtttaaaaatattgtcaCTTCTACTCCAGCACCAAGTCCGATTGAAGTTCCAACAACGAAAAGTACCATTGTACCACCTGACTTTTGGTTACCATCATCTGTAATCCCTAATCCAACAGAGTACAATGATAAAGTATCAGAGTTCCTGGATAAATTGTTTGACACTTTAAAACTGAATAAAACTGCACTGACTAGTGATGACGATAGtgcaaattttaaaaacgatttGGTGAGATCTATTGTATCTGATGGAAGTCATGCACAAATAAAAATAGCAAGATCCATTGAAGACCTCTCATCGATCAACGCCGCTAAAGATTCGATTGTTAGCAACATATTATCTGAATTGGGTGATTTAAAAAGCAACATGGTTACAACAATGAACGATTTGATTTCTTATGAAAAGTCTGCAACATCACTATCATCAAAGAAACCATTTAAACCCTTTAGCTCTGGTCCATGGGCAAAACCAACTATCGATGGAATGTTTTCTTTTCAGCAAAAGATGGGTGTTTTGAGTCAAGTATTTGATATGTTAACTGATTTACAGAAGAATATTACTTTGGCAGTCCAAAATATAACAAAAGCAAGAATGACATCCACAGCTGCTCCCGGAGGAGCATTTAGTGCCAATTATCCAATGACTGATGACATTCTTTCTTCCCCTAGTGGTTTGCCCATTAATATGACTCTATTGGATGctattaaacataaattaaatacattagATTATGGAGTGCCTCTTGCATACAATCCGAGTTATAGTAAATTCGGGCTACAGATGGCTCGATCACTGCCAAAAGATCCTGGCTCAATATGGGTTTCTTATCCTGAAGATGCAGGTATAAAGCGCGAAATTGTCAATGGTGCTGAATCTTTTCTAAATGAGGGAAGCAGTCAAAAACAACAAGCACGTTCAGTTAAGATGCAAATGCATCAGGGATATCAGAGTTTGCCAGCTGGTTCTATAGAGTCTGTACAGGCAGGTGGAGGATCTACACGTGAACACCAAGGTGGAGGAATAAAGCTATAT ATACAAATGCCTGTATTGCCTAATATGCAG GATCCCAGCGATTACGAGGACTATTATAAGTGGGCCAACTGGATGGAATACCTGAGAAATGACAATAGAGGATACAGACATCACAATCATCATTAG